CTGTGGGACTTGGCAAGTCGCCTCGAAGGTCGGATGACAGCCATCGGCATGGAGACGTTCCGGTCTCGGCCGCACGACCACAGCCCGTCGGATGCCGAGCGCGCCGCGATCGCCAATTCCGTTGGCGCCGACCTGATGATCAGCCTGCGTTGTGAAACCCAGGCCAGCCCTTCGGCCAACGGCGTGGCCTCGTTCCACTTCGGCAACTCGCACGGCTCGGTATCCACCATCGGCCGCAATCTCGCCGACTTCATTCAGCGAGAAGTGGTGGCCCGCACCGGATTACGGGACTGCCGGGTGCACGGCCGGACGTGGGATCTGTTGCGGCTCACCAGGATGCCCACCGTGCAGGTCGATGTCGGTTACATCACCAATCCCCGCGACCGCGAAATGCTGATCACCACCCAGACGCGTGACGCGATCGCCGAGGGAATTCTGGCCGCGGTCAAAAGGCTCTACCTGCTGGGCAAGAACGACCGGCCCACCGGTACGTTCACGTTTGCCGAGCTGTTGGCGCACGAACTGTCCGTCGAGCGGGCGAGCCGCATCACCGGCTCCTGACCCCTGCTAGTCCGAGGGGTTTTCGCACTCCTGCGGCGCGCGTAGCACGTTGCCCGTCGCACTCCCCGCCGATGCCGCGCCGACCGGTTGCTCGAGCTGAGCGTTTTCCAGCAGCCGCTCCAGCGCCGCCTCGACTTCGGCCTTCCAGCCCAGCCCCTTGTCCAGCTCCAGCCGCAGCCGCGGGAAGTACGGGTGCGGTGCCACCACCACGAATCCGACGTCGATCAGGAAGTCCGCGTCGATGATGCAGTTCTCGACGGAGCAGTCGTTGAGCGCTTCGAGCACCGGCCGGATGTCCTCGTCGATCGGCTCGCGCAGCTCAGTGGCCGCCTCGGTTCTACCGAAGGCCTCGAGGGCACGCACACCACGACGCACCAGTTCGTCGATGACCCCGGTGATCAGCTGGTCCGGGAGGTCACCCATGACGTCGGCGTGGGCCTGGCCACGCTCGATGCCCATCGACGTCAGCAGCACCGCGTCGGCCGATACCGGCGCGGTGGGAAATCGGTGCGCGCGGGGCACCGCTCGCGGCGGGGCGTAGAGGACGTAGCCGACCACCGGCGGTTCGGCTTGGCTGCGCTCGTCGGGGATCGCGGTAGCGACCTGCCCGCACGAACCCCACTCCAGCATCACCATGGACAGCCACGCTTCTTTTTCGAATTCGGGGTCGGCCAAGTGGTCGTCTTTGCCCAGGGTCGCCGGATCGACTTCCCAGAAGACGCAGCGGCGCGCATGCTTGGGGAGTTGCTCGAAGGCTTCGAGCCGCAGCGCTGAAATCCGAGCTGACACTAGTCTCCTGGCCTCCGTGCGATGCTCAAGACCCTCAAACCCATAAGCCCCACTCCTGTGCGGGCCGGTCCGGCTCGCGTCGTCGCAAGGCCCGCGGTCCGCGGCGTCTCGCGCTGTTGCACTGCGATCCCCCGGCGACCACTTGCTCCGGGCTGTACACCGGAGGTGCGCCGGCAACCCTTCCAGGATAGGGAGTCGGTGCGGATCGGGCCAGTGGTGGCCCGCCCACCACGCAGGGCATGGCGAGTGAGCCGCCCACCACAGCCGGGCACCGCCGGGATCGCCGTGCGGCAAGGCCGGCGATTCCCGAAATAGGTTGCTGCATAACGGATCTGCTGTAGGTGCGGTCGCCTGACAGGGGCAGTCCCACGGCGCGACGTCGGCTTGGTGTCACAGTGACGTAATTACACGATGTGGTGGGTCGTGCCAGTTCAGCCTTGCTTCGCGGTCATCAGGTCGATGATCCGCTGCAGATCGTCGACGGAGCCGAACTCGACGACGATCTTGCCCTTCCGTTTGCCGAGTGCGACCGTGACCCGGGTGTCGAAGGCGTTCGACAGCCGCTCAGCAACGTCCTGCAGTCCTGGCATCTGAATCGGTTTGCGACGCGGCTGGGTCGGCGTGGCACCGTCACCGCGGTTGGCCAGCGTGACCGCCTCTTCGGTGGCACGCACCGAAAGACCTTCCGCCACGATCCGGCTCGCGAGTTCCTCCTGCGCGTCCGGCCCCGACTCCAGCGACAGCAAGGCGCGAGCATGCCCCGCGGACAGCACCCCCGCGGCGACCCGCCGCTGCACCGGGATCGGCAACTTGAGCAACCGGATCATGTTGGTGATCAACGGTCGCGACCGGCCGATGCGGGCGGCCAGTTCGTCGTGGGTGACACCGAACTCGTCCAACAATTGCTGATAGGCCGCCGCCTCTTCCAACGGGTTCAGCTGCACCCGGTGAATGTTTTCCAGCAATGCGTCGCGCAACAGGTTGTCGTCACCGGTCTCGCGCACGATGGCGGGCAGGGTGGCCAGGCCGGCAGCTTGCGCCGCCCGCCACCGCCGCTCCCCCCATCACGATCTGGTAATGCGCGCCGCTCGCCGAAGCCGGCACCGCGCGCACCACGATCGGCTGCAACAAGCCGAACTCGCGGATCGAGTGCACCAGTTCGGAGAGGGCTTCGTCGTCGAACACCTGCCGGGGCTGCCGCGGGTTGGGCTCGATGTCCGACGGCGCGATCTCGCGGTACACCGCGCCCATCGCGGTGGCGTCGGGCAGCGGCCCGCCGATCACCACGTCGGCGGCCGCGGACCCCATCCGCGGCCCGAAGCTCGACGGTCCCGAATCACCTTCAGCTGGGCCGGTCGGAATCAACGACGCCAAGCCGCGGGGCCGAGGCCGCCTTTCCTGCGCGACGGGTTCGTCATTCGTCATTCCCTCCCGGCTGGTCGATCGCGCTGCGCTAGCTCGCGGCTGGCGTCGAGGTAACTCATCGCGCCACGCGAACCGGGATCGTAATCGATGATGGTCATGCTGTAGCCCGGCGCCTCCGAGACTTTGACGCTGCGCGGGATCACGGTGCGCAACACCTTGTCGCCGAAGTACCGGCGGACTTCTTCGGCCACCTGATCGGCGAGCTTGGTCCGGCCGTCGTACATGGTGAGGACGACGGTGGTGACGTCGAGCTGCGGGTTGAGATGTGCCTTCACCATCTCGATATTGCGCATCAACTGGGAGACGCCTTCGAGGGCGTAGTACTCGCATTGAATGGGGATCAGCACCTCGGGTGCGGCCACCAAGGCATTGATGGTGAGCAACCCCAGCGACGGCGGGCAGTCCACGAAGACGTAGTCGAAGTCGAACTCATCCAGCTCGGCCAACGCGTTGCGCAGTCGATTCTCCCGCGCAACCATGCTGACCAATTCGATCTCGGCACCCGCCAGGTCGATGGTGGCGGGCACACAGAACAGGCGCTCGCTGTGGGGGCTGCGCCGCAGCGCTTCCCGCAGTGGCACCTCGCCGATCAGCACTTCGTACGAGGATGGCGTGCCGGATTGGCGGTCGGTGATGCCCAGCGCGGTGCTGGCATTACCCTGCGGATCGAGATCGATGACGAGAGCCTTGAGACCCTGGACGGCGAGGGCCGCGGCGAGGTTGACCGCTGTCGTGGTTTTACCCACCCCGCCTTTCTGGTTGGCGACGGTGAAAACCCGGCGCTGACGGGGCCGCGGTAGCGGTGCGTAGGTGGTGTGCAGGACTCGCATCGCTCGTTCGGCGGCAGCACCGATAGGGGTGTCGAAGTCGGTCGATGTTTCACGTGAAACATTCACGGAGGGATTGTGCTCCTCCGTCGGCGGACCCGCCAACTCGGGGGTGGTCGCCGCGCGCCCCGCACCCGGATCAACCGCCGCCGCAGCGGGGGCCGTTGACGGCGCCGCCTCGGCTCGCGCCGGCCTCGGGACGGTAGTCGGTTCGGCGGGGGGTTCGCCGCGGTTGGCGCTGCGGCCGAATCTCATGTTGCTGCCCTTTTCGCCGACGGCTTCCGCCGCGTGGTTGCGCCACGCCGCGCCGTTACGACGGTGGTGGGCTGCCGCAGCAGGGTCGCTCCACATGTCACCACCCTGACATCGACTGCACCCAGCGAGGCCATCACACGCCGATGTTCCCGGACTTCGTCCGGTGCCCGCTCCCCTTTGATCGCGACCATCAACCCGTCTTGTCTTAGCAACGGCATACTCCACTTCGTCAGTTTGTCCAGCGGGGCGACTGCTCGGGAGACCACCGCATCGGTGTCGCCGAGTTGCTTTCGGATCCCTGGTTCCTCGGCTCGACCGCGCACCACCTCCACCGGCAGCTCAAGCTCAGCGACCACCTCCCGAAGGAATTCGCTGCGTCGCAGTAGCGGCTCCACCAGCACGACACGTAGGTCCGGTCGGGCCATCGCCAACGGCAACCCGGGAAGGCCGGCGCCGCTGCCGATGTCGACGACGGTTGCGGCGTGATCCAACAGTTCTCCGATCACCGCGCTGTTGAACAGATGCCGCTCCCACAACCGGTCGACTTCGCGGGGCCCGAGAAGTCCGCGTTCCACCCCCGCGGCCGCCAAGATCTCCGCGTACCGCCGGGCCTGGCCGATCCGGGAGCCGAAGATCGCCGCGGCGGTGTCCGGGCTGTCCGGATCAAGTTCGGTAGGTCGGTGCGGATCGAGATGTTTCACGTGAAACATTCCTCCGTTCTCCGCACGCCCGATCCGCTTCGCCGACTCGATCGCGTCAGAACTACATGCCTGTAACTCCGATGGTC
The nucleotide sequence above comes from Mycobacterium kiyosense. Encoded proteins:
- the rsmG gene encoding ribosomal RNA small subunit methyltransferase G — translated: MFHVKHLDPHRPTELDPDSPDTAAAIFGSRIGQARRYAEILAAAGVERGLLGPREVDRLWERHLFNSAVIGELLDHAATVVDIGSGAGLPGLPLAMARPDLRVVLVEPLLRRSEFLREVVAELELPVEVVRGRAEEPGIRKQLGDTDAVVSRAVAPLDKLTKWSMPLLRQDGLMVAIKGERAPDEVREHRRVMASLGAVDVRVVTCGATLLRQPTTVVTARRGATTRRKPSAKRAAT
- a CDS encoding hypothetical protein (frameshifted, insertion at around 6341064, deletion at around 6341388) — translated: MGSAAADVVIGGPLPDATAMGAVYREIAPSDIEPNPRQPRQVFDDEALSELVHSIREFGLLQPIVVRAVPASASGAHYQIVMGGAAVAGGASCRPGHPARHRARDR
- a CDS encoding hypothetical protein (frameshifted, insertion at around 6341065), with product MRETGDDNLLRDALLENIHRVQLNPLEEAAAYQQLLDEFGVTHDELAARIGRSRPLITNMIRLLKLPIPVQRRVAAGVLSAGHARALLSLESGPDAQEELASRIVAEGLSVRATEEAVTLANRGDGATPTQPRRKPIQMPGLQDVAERLSNAFDTRVTVALGKRKGKIVVEFGSVDDLQRIIDLMTAKQG
- the parA_2 gene encoding chromosome partitioning protein ParA is translated as MRFGRSANRGEPPAEPTTVPRPARAEAAPSTAPAAAAVDPGAGRAATTPELAGPPTEEHNPSVNVSRETSTDFDTPIGAAAERAMRVLHTTYAPLPRPRQRRVFTVANQKGGVGKTTTAVNLAAALAVQGLKALVIDLDPQGNASTALGITDRQSGTPSSYEVLIGEVPLREALRRSPHSERLFCVPATIDLAGAEIELVSMVARENRLRNALAELDEFDFDYVFVDCPPSLGLLTINALVAAPEVLIPIQCEYYALEGVSQLMRNIEMVKAHLNPQLDVTTVVLTMYDGRTKLADQVAEEVRRYFGDKVLRTVIPRSVKVSEAPGYSMTIIDYDPGSRGAMSYLDASRELAQRDRPAGRE